In the Larus michahellis chromosome 6, bLarMic1.1, whole genome shotgun sequence genome, one interval contains:
- the UTS2B gene encoding urotensin-2B isoform X1: MLLGGGNMEKMWSVQLSLGVLTILTMTAYLPSTHGEPFLLQGKLEYRLDDTENRVLPEREDTNHEDTLLTLLLNKKLAWRRPENIDWELAKKFEELEQLEKLKDQLSTEEGSEVAYALESLSASQPKKRACFWKYCI; this comes from the exons ATGCTTTTGGGTGGTGGGAACATGGAGAAGATGTGGTCTGTCCAGCTGTCCCTTGGAGTGCTAACCATCTTGACCATGACTGCGTATCTCCCATCTACACATGGGGAGCCTTTTTTACTACAAGGTAAGCTGGAATACAGACTAGATGACACAG AGAACCGAGTGCTTCCGGAGAGAGAAGACACAAATCATGAGGACACACTGCTGACTCTGCTTCTTAATAAGAAACTCGCATGGCGGAGACCGGAAAATATTG ACTGGGAGCTGGCAAAGAAGTTTGAAGAGCTTGAACAG ctggAGAAATTGAAGGATCAGCTCTCAACTGAGGAAGGGTCAGAGGTGGCCTACGCCTTGGAAAGTCTCTCCGCATCCCAGCCCAAAAAACGCG CCTGCTTTTGGAAATACTGCATATGA
- the UTS2B gene encoding urotensin-2B isoform X2 — protein sequence MLLGGGNMEKMWSVQLSLGVLTILTMTAYLPSTHGEPFLLQENRVLPEREDTNHEDTLLTLLLNKKLAWRRPENIDWELAKKFEELEQLEKLKDQLSTEEGSEVAYALESLSASQPKKRACFWKYCI from the exons ATGCTTTTGGGTGGTGGGAACATGGAGAAGATGTGGTCTGTCCAGCTGTCCCTTGGAGTGCTAACCATCTTGACCATGACTGCGTATCTCCCATCTACACATGGGGAGCCTTTTTTACTACAAG AGAACCGAGTGCTTCCGGAGAGAGAAGACACAAATCATGAGGACACACTGCTGACTCTGCTTCTTAATAAGAAACTCGCATGGCGGAGACCGGAAAATATTG ACTGGGAGCTGGCAAAGAAGTTTGAAGAGCTTGAACAG ctggAGAAATTGAAGGATCAGCTCTCAACTGAGGAAGGGTCAGAGGTGGCCTACGCCTTGGAAAGTCTCTCCGCATCCCAGCCCAAAAAACGCG CCTGCTTTTGGAAATACTGCATATGA